GCCCACCAGCCCCAGCAGCGAGGTGGCCAGCGCGCCGCCGAAGGCGAAACCGGCGAGCATGCTCCGCTTGTTCTGGGTGCGGTCGGCGATCGCGCCGGTGATGGGCAGCACCAGCACCTGCACCACGGTGGCGACCGAGAGCAGGTAGCCCCACAGCGAACCGGCCGGGAACGCCAGGCCCAGCACGGAGATGTCGCAGCGCACCAGCGAATTGCCGCCGGGGCAGGCTCCGATCCCGTTGCGCGCGACGTCCGCGGTGGCGGCTTCGGTGGCCACGCTCGTCAGGTACAGCGAGAGGAACACCGTCGTCACCGACGTCGGGAACACCGAGTTGGCCCAGTCGTACCAGCACCAACCTCGCTGCTCGCGGCGTCGTCTCGCGGTGTCCGGCGCGAGACCGCCCTGCACGCTCATACCTCTCCGTCCTCAAGTGTTCACTCGATAGGGGTAACGGGGACTGTATCGGCTCCAGATCAACGCGCGGTCGCGGTGCGATGATCATGCTTCCGACGGCTCCTGATACCCCTATCTCCCCAGTTCATCGCGTTGGCCGGTGATGCGATCGCAGCCGGTCCGGCCGTTCGTGCGGCGCTCCCGCCCCAGCGCGCCGCGGGCGGTTCAGGACAGGTCGTCTCCCCGCTCCGCTTCCCGGAGGCCGCCCGGTCCGGTGCCGCCCGCGAACCGGTCGCCCAGCACGTCGCGCAGCACGTCGCGCAGCACGTCGGGACGATCGGTGACCACTCCGTCGACCCCCAGGTCGAGCAGGTCCCGCATCTCCGACGCCTCGTTCACCGTCCACGTGTGCACTTCCAGTCCCCAGTGGTGCGCCATCCGGACGAACCGCTGATCGACGACGCGGATCCTGCCGTGCCACCGCGGCACCTGCGCGGCCCACCCGTCGATCCGCGACCGCAGGCCCCGGCCGCCGTAGCGCGACGCTCCCCACAGCGTCGCCGCGCTCCGCTTCCCCATCGACGTCAGCAGTTCCGAGCTCCCGCCCTTGCGCAGTTCGCGCAGCCGGCGCTCGTCGAACGACGCGAGGCAGACCCGATGCCACGCGTCGTGCCTGCGCAAGGTCTCCAGGACCGGCCGAACCGCGGCGTCCTCCTTGACGTCGATGTTCAGCAGCGCCTGCGGGAGTTCCTCCAGCACGTCGTCGAGGCGGGCGACCGGTTCCCGCCCGCCGACGCGGGCGGACCCGACCGCCGACCACGGCAGCCGACGGATCGTACCGCGCCCGTCCGTCGTGCGGTCCAGGTTCGGATCATGGTTCAGGACGACCACCTCGTCGGCCGTGGCGTGCACGTCGGTCTCGAGGTAGCGGTAGCCCTCGTCGACGGCGCGCCGCAGGGCGCTCATCGAGTTCTCCATGTCGTGCAGGTCGCCGAGGTGCCAACCTCGGTGGGCGAATGCGCGTGGCCAGGGTCCCTGCAGGAACGGGTGGGTCACGGGGGCTCGGGTCCTTTCACGACCGGGGATGCGGGCGGGATCGCCGCTCCACTCTGCCCGACGCGGCGCGCGCGGCGGCACCCGCACCGGCGTGGCAATGCGATGTTCGCCGAGAGGTCGCATTACGGTTGCGCACCGTGGACAGCCTGCCCGAGATCAATTCGCCCACCACCGAGACCGCCTCCAGTGGTGCCGCACCACCGGTGGCGGAGTCGGGGCGCCGTCGTGCGGACCGGCATTGCGCCTGGTGCGGGCGTCGACTGGCCGCCTCCGGGCGGCAAGGGCGGCCGCGCCTGTACTGCACGCAGTCGTGCAGGCAGCGCGCCTACGAGCGCCGGGGAGCGGTGCAGCGCTCGGGACTGCCGGAGGACGCGGTGGTGCTCTCGGCGGCGGAGATCGCGGACCTGCAGGACCGGCTGTTCCAGCTGCGCTGCGCGGCCGAGGACGTGGGCACCGCGGCCGAGGACGGCGCGAGCACCGAGGAACTGCGCAAGATGGCCGCCGAAGTGGTCTCGGTGGCCGCGGAGCTCGAACGCCTGCGCTGAGCACCCGCTCCCGTGCCTTTGGACCCTGGTTCCGCGCCGTCCCGGCGGGTCAGGCTCGAAGGCCGTGCGCGCGAAGGGGGTCAGGGTGTTCCTTCCCGCCAGAACCGTGCTCGCCGGTGTCGACGGTTCCGAGCAGTCGGAGCGCTGCGCCGAGTGGGCGACCGCGGAGGCGGCGCTGCTCGGGGCCTCGCTGCACCTGGTGCTCGCCTACGACACCGCGCACCGCCGGGAATGGGCGGACGAGCTGGTGCGCGGCGTCGCCGCGCGGTGCCGCGCCGCCGAACCCGAACTGCACGTCCGCGCGCAAGCGGTGCCCGGGAATCCCGCCGAGGACTTGGTGGCGCGGTCCGCGGAAGCGGCGCTGGTCGTCGTCGGGTCCCGCGGTCGCGGAGCGATCCGGGACGCGTTGCTGGGTTCGGTGAGCACCGCCGTCGCCACGAGCGCCGGTTGCCCGGCGGTCGTGGTGCGCGGGGCGGGCGAGCCGGGTCCCGGCCCGGTCGTCGTCGGCCTCGACCTGTCGCCCGCGAGCAGGCCCGCGCTGCACTTCGCGTTCGACTGCGCGGACCGGCGCGGGCGCGAGCTGGTGGCCGTGCAGGCGCTGCCCGACGCCTACTTCCTGCCGGCCATCCTCGACGACGCCGAGCGCCGCAGGCACCAGGAGGACGCGGAGGAGCAGGTGAGCGGCCAGCTGGCGGTGTGGCGGGAGCACTATCCCGATGTCGTGGTCCGCCGGATCGCGACGGACCAGCATCCGGTGGAGTCGCTGTGCGAGCAGGCACGCGGCGCGCGGCTGCTGGTCGTGGGCCACCGGTCGCGGAGCACCCCGGCGCGGCCGGGCTCGGTCGCGCTCGGCGTGCTGCACCACTCGCCGTGCCCGGTGGCGGTGGTGGGCGATCAGGTCGGGTTGGACTGGTAGCCCGGCCGATCACTCCTGCGCGGACCGCGGTGCTCCGGTGGTCGGCCGTCCACCTCGCGCACCAGCTCGATCGCCCTGGCCAGCGTGCTCAGCCGTTCGTCGAGGTCGTCGCCCGCCGGGTAGAGCCGCACCAGGTCGACCCCGGCGTCGCGCCATACCCGCAGCCGTTCCCGCACCATCGGCTCGGTGCCGATCAGGGTGGTGGCGAGCACCATGTCATCGGTGACGAGCGCCGCCGCGCCCGCGCGGTCGCCCGCCTGCCAGCGGTCGCGGACCTCCGCCGCGACCTCCGCCCAGCCTTGGCGGCCGTAGGCCCGGTTGTAGAAGTTGGTCGACGCCGAGCCCATCCCGCCCAGGCTGAACGCGAGCGCTTCCTTGCGCGCCGCCACCATCGGGCGCAGCGCGTCCTCGTCGCGCGCGAACGCCACCTCCGCGCCTTGGCACACGTCCAGGTCCGCTCGGCTGCGCCCGGCGTCGCGCAGTCCCTCGTCGAGGTGCGCGAAGTAGGCCTCCACGGCGCCTTCCGGCACGAAGCTGGTCCCGAGCCACCCGTCGGCGATCTCGCCGGTCAACCGCAGCATCGCGGGCGACATCGTCGCCAGGTAGATCGGGATCGGATGTTCGGGCCGGGCGGAGAGCCGCATCGGCACCGCCTCTCCCGGCAGCGGGATGGTGAACTCGCGGCCGGAGTGGGCGATCTTCTCGCCCCCGAGGGCGGCTCGGACGATCTGCACGGTCTCCCTGGTCCGGCTGCGCGGCCGCGCGAAGGGGACGCCGTGCAGCCCCTCGATCACCTGCGGCCCGGAGGCTCCCAGCCCGAGCAGGAAACGGCCACCGGACAGGTTCGCCAAGGTGATGGCGGTCTGCGCCACCGCGACGGGAGTGCGCGTGCCGACCTGCATGATCCCGGAGCCGAGCAACATCCGGTCCGTCTTCGCCGCGTAGTGGCCCAGCACGGAGGGCGCGTCGGAACCCCAGGCCTCGGCGACCCAGCACACGTCGAGCCCCAGCTTCTCGGCCTCCACCACGAACGCCACGTGGTCTCGGCCGCCCCCGGATGCCTCGACCGTGGTCGCCGTGCGCATCAGGCCGCCCGTTCCGCGGTGCGCTTGAGGAGTTCGAGGGTGGCGCCCATGTTCTCCGCCAGGTCGGACAGCCGCCGGAACACGATCTTCTGCTCCTTCTCCGGCATCCGCTCGACGGCCATCGTGAGCCCGGAACGCCCCGGCCCGATCCGCACCCGGTAGCTCAGTTCGGTCCCGCCGTCCTGCGGTCGCAGGGCGAACCGCCAGGTCGCGAGGGGCTCGGCGGGGTCCTGCACGGCCCAGGCGAAGGCGCGGCCGGGCTCGCACTCGACGACGTGCGAGGTCGTGGTCCACTCCCCCAGCACGTCGTTGCCGTTGTGCCCGCGGAAGCGCGCGCCCAGCGCGGGGCCGGTCGCCCCGTCGAGCCACTGCACGGAGCGCAGTTCGCGGCTGCCGCCGGGCAGCAGTTCGATGTCGGACACGACCGGCCACACCTGTTCCGGAGTGGCGGCGACCCAGGTCCGCACTTCGGTACCCGGCCGGTCCGCGAGCCGTGCTCCAGTCCACTCCATCGTCGACCAGGCCTCCGCTGTTGCTCCCAGTAGATCGTTGTTGAACACCAGAGTTTCAACATGAGACCGACAATGTCAACCAGGCTGCCCACCCGGCGAACACGTGCCAGGAGGCATCGCGAGACGGAGGCGGACCTCGGTGGTCGCCGGGGGGTTCCGGCGAACGGCACCGGAGCCGTCACTCCGGTTCGGCACCGAACCGACGCACGACGTCGGGACGCCGGGCCAGCTTGGGCGGGAACCCGGGCCCCATCCGCATCTCGCTGTCCTGCGCGCGCATCGGCCGGGCGCACTCCGCGCACACGACCTCGGCGTGGCTGTCGTGCCCGCAAGGGTGGTGGTGGAACGTGATCGGCGGCCCGTCCGCGTCGGCGAGCCAGCGGTCTCCCCAGGTCGCCATCGCAGCCAGCACGGGGAAGAAGTCGCGGCCCTTGTCGGTGAGCACGTACTCGTACCGCTCCGGCTCAGCCTGGTAGCGCTGCTTGGCCAGCAGCCCTTCGTCCACCAGCAGGCGCAGCCGGTCGGTGAGGGTGTTGCGCGCGATGCCCAGTTCCTGCCGGAACTCGTCGAAGCGCCGGAACCCGTAGAACGCCTCCCGCAGCAGCAGCGTCGTCCAGGCGTCGCCGAGCAGGTCCGCGACCCGCGCGATCGAGCAGGGCCAGTTCCCGAACGAAGTCCGCCGCATGCCCGTCAACATACGCACGCCCACCCCGCGGAGCCCCGGCGCTGCACCCCGGCCGCGGGGGCGCGGGTACGTACCATGGACGGGTACCAGGAAGCGGGGACGTCATGCGCACCACGGCACCGATCGGCGCGAACAGGCCGGTCAGCGGGCCACCCGCCGATCCGTGCGGTCGCCTGGTCCGGTATGATCAACTCGCGAACCGCGAACCGCGAACCGCGAACCGCGAACCGCGAACCGCGAACCGCGAACCGCGAACCGCGAACCGCGAACCGCGAACCGCGAACCGCGAACCGCGAACCGCGAACCGCGAACCGCGAACCGCGAACCGCGAACCGCGAACCGCGAACCGCGAACCGCGAACCGCGAACGGGCCTAGCCGGGGCGGTACCGCTCGGGGCAGCATGGTCCGGTGCACGCTCGATCACCGGAAGTCACCATGACCGGTGAGCCGCCGCAGCCGCTGGTCACCGAGGACGAGCCGGTGCACGGCACGTTCGGCTGCGAGCGCACGGTCCTGGTCATCGCACGCACCATCACTTCGACCGCTCGGCTGCTCGACGCGCTCCGGTTCTTCCGGGACGACTTCCGGGTGGACCTGGTCTTCACCGTCAACGACACCTCGCGGCACAGCACCGGAGTGCACGAGCTGCTGCGCGATGCGCGAGCCGACCGGATCGTCCCGTGGGACCAGGTGCGGAAGGTCCCGTACGCGCTGGCGATCTCGGCGAGCGAGAACGTCGACTTCGACGAGCTCGACCTCTCCCGGCCGGTCGTGGTGCTGCCGCACGGCATCGGGTTCAACAAGTACGTGCCCGACCCGAAGACGGGCGGCACCCGCCTCGCGGGCCTGCCCTCGGAGTACGCGCTGCGCACCGGCAACGTGCTGGTGACGTTGGCGAACGAAGCGCAGGACCGGCAGCTGCGGGCGGTCCGGCCCGAGGTCGCGGGCCGCACCGCCGTCGTCGGCGACCCCACCTTCGACCAGCTGCGGGCGAGCCTCCCGCTGCGCGACCGCTACCGGCGGGCGCTGGGCCTGCGCGGCCGGAAGCTGGTGCTGCTGAGCTCAACGTGGCGCGAGGAGGGACTCCTGGGCACGCATCGCGGGCTCGCGGAGCGGTTGCTCGCGCAGCTGCCCGCCGACGAGTACGCCGTGGCGTTGGCGATGCACCCGAACATCTGGTCCTGGTACGGCGAGCTGCGGGTGCGGACCTGGTTCGCCGACGCCGTCGACGCCGGCCTGCTGTTGCTGCCGCCCGATGGCGGCTGGCAGGCATCGCTGGTCGCCGCGCACCAGGTCGTGGGTGATCACGGTTCGGTGAGCCTCTACGCCGCATGCCTCGGAAAACCGTTGCTGCTGGCCGCGTTCGGAGCGGAGAGCGTGCCCGGAACTCCCGTCGAAGTGCTCCAGCGCGGCGCGGACCACCTCGAGGTGCGGGGCGACGTGCTGGAACAGCTGGAGCGTTCCTCCCGCGAACACGATCCCGAGCGGTTCGCCGCGCTGTCCGAGCAGGTGTTCGCGCACCTCGGCGACGCCTCCCGCGTCCTGCGCGACGTGCTCTACGACCGCCTCGGCCTGCCCGCGCCCGACCGGGAAGCGCCGCTGCTGCGCCCGGCGGACCCCGCGCCGCACCGGCGTGAACCGGCCTCGTTCGAGGTGTTCACCGAGTTCACCGCGCCGGACGCGGTCGTGCTGCGCCGCTACCCGGCGGCCGTTCGGCGTGCGGACGACCCGGCCGATCTCGACGGAGGTGCGCAGCGGCACCTCGCCGTGGACGAGGACGAACCTCGGCTGGCACGGCACCAGTCCGCCGCGGTGCTGGCGCGCGGCGCGGTGACGAATGAGGCGGACGCGCTCGCATGGCTGTCCCGGTCCGGCATCGACTTCCCCGGCGCCCGGATCCGTGCCGCCGCGACCGCGGACGGCTGCCTCGCGACCGTCCGCAATGGACCGGCGGTGCGGATCGCGACGGATCGCCCCGCCGTGGCCATGCTCGCCGCGTCGGCGCTGTACGCACTCGTCGTCGCAGGGCGGCGCGCTCAGCAGGTCACCGTGGTGTCCGGTGCGCAGGAGTTCCGGATGACCGTGTCCGAGCGCTGACGGGCGCTCAGCCGAGCCGTTCCAGCTCCGCCCGCAGGTCCGCCGCGCGGGGCCCGCCGAAGCTCTCGTGCACGGCGAGCGCGGCGCGCAGGTTGTCCCGTTGCAGCGCCACGTCTCCACGAGCGGCGGCGACCTCGGCGAGCCGTTCCCTGGCCTGCGCGGCGTAGTAGTGGTCCTCGCCCGCGATGAGCACCGAGATCGCCTCGTGCAGCACATCGTTCGCGGCGTCGAGTTCGCCGAGCCCCGCGTGGGCGACGCCGATACCGGTGAGGGCGCGCCCCGCCATCCGCTCGTCCGGCACGTCCCTGATCAGCCGCAGCGCCTCGTGCAGCGTCTCCAGGGCTCGCCGGTGCTCACCGGACGCGTCCAGGCTGCACCCGAGGAAGTACGTCACGAACGCCCGGCCTCGCAGGTCCCCGGCGGCGACGAACAGCTCCAGCGCCTGGCCGTACGCCTCGACCGCCGTCGCGCTCCGCCCGGTCGCGTCGCGGTACCGGCCCACGAGTTCCCACACGGAGGCCAGCAAGCGCGGCTGCCCGAGTCCCTCCGCCCGCGGCAACGCGGCGTCGAGCTCCGCTTCGGCGCGTGCGAGCTCACCGAGGTCGGTCAGGGCGCGGGACACGAAGCTGCGCAACCGGGCGACCGCGTCAGGCCGCTCGTCGAGTTCCGCGGCCCGCACCCCGAGTTCGGTGGTCGCGACCCATTCCAGCAGGTAGCGGCGGTTGACGTAGAGCGCGGTCATCGCCTCGGCCAGCTGCCACGCCGCGCGGTGCAGCCCACCGTCCACAGCGGACCGCAGCACCGCGGCCAGCGTCGCGCGTTCGGCGTCCATCCAGCTCATCGCGTCCTGCTTCGCGCGCTCACCGGTGAACGGCTGCTCCTGTCCCGCGAGCAGTTCCGCGTGGTCGGTGATCCGCAGCCTGCCCCGTCCGAGGATCGCCAGGTCGGCGAACGCGGCCCGGTGCAGGCAATGCCGCACGATTCGCCGCAACGTCGCGGCCCGGGACTCCGCGGAGTCGTGCTGCTCGGCGCAGGCCCGCGCGTGCGCCCGCACCAGGTCGTGCATCCGATAGCGGCCGCTGCCGTCGTCGACCACGAAGTGCGCGTCCAGCAAGGCGACCAGCACCCGGCGCGCCCGAGCCGGGACCTCGGCCGCGGCGCGCACCAGGTCCAGGTCGAAGTCGCCGACCGGCACCAGGCCGAGCCGCCGGTACAGTTCCGCGGCCTCCGGCGGCAGCATCTTGTAGGCGACGGTGAACGGCGAGGTCAGCTGCGACCCGTCCGCCCGGTTCTCCGCGACGAGCTCCGCCACCGGCAGGCTCGGATGTGCGCGCAGCGCGGCGGCCATGATCCGCAGCATCTCGGGGAAGCCGCCGCAGAGCCCGGCGAGCTCGCGCATCGCCGCCGGTTCCTGCTCGGCCCGGCGGGCACCGCACATCGCCTGCATGAGTTCGCTGCCTGCCTCGTCGCCGAGCGGGTCGATCTCGACCACCGAGGCTTCGTCGAGCAGCAGGTCGCTGAGCCGCCGGTTGCTGGTCACCAGCACCGAACTGCCCGGCGCCTTCGGCACGAACGGCTCCACCTCGGCGGGTTCGGCCACGTCGTCGAGCAGCACCAGGACCGGCGATCCGCTGGTCCACGTCTGGTAGAGACCGGCGCGCCCGGCGAACGTGGACGGCAGCACCTTCTCCTGCACGCCCAGCGAACGCAGGCAGTCCGCGAGCGCATCGCTGACGGCGACACCGTCGGGTCCGCGCAGCTTCCCGAGGTCCACGAAGAGCTCGCCACCGGGATAGGCGTCGACCTCACCCGCCACGTGCCGAGCCGTAGCGGACTTCCCCACACCGGGCAGCCCGGTGAACATCACGATCTTCGAGCCGGGCTTCCCGTCGCTGTGCGCGAGCAGTGCGCGGGCACGGGTGCGCTCCCGGTCGCGATTGACGAACTCCCCCGTCAGCGGATGGATCTCACGCGGCACGCGCACCGGTGTCGTACCGATGTAGGTGTCCCCGTAGTGCGCGCCGGTCTGCACGACCGGACCACCGGCCGCGCCGGACACGGAGTTCGCCTGCTGCGGCCGATCGTCCATGCGCCCATCCTCATCACCCGGCGGTAGTCGGCTCCCCACGGTACGCGAGCAGCCCGCGCAGATCAGCCGGATCGCAGCTCACGACGAAGTGCGCAACCGGGGCGTCGACGCGCTCCGCAGCGGTGCTCCAGGTGATCGCTTCGGCTCCGCGATGTCCCCGGCAGCGGCAGGACCACCTCGCCGCCCGGTTCCGCACGCGCGCTCGCGATGCCGAGCTCGTTGTCCTCGCGCAGATCAGCACGCCCCGCACGCTCGGCCACGACGGCGAGTTCCAGCCGCGCCCGCACTTCGTAGAAGTGGTCACCACCGGAATCGCGACCGCCTCCGGCAACGACGCGACGGCGTCGCCGAGCAGGTCCGCGCCCCGCTCAGGGCCGGTTCCCGAACGAAGTCCGCCGCCCACCCCCGCGGAGCCCGCCTCACCGCCCCTGGTGCGGGGTGCGCACGGTGCCGAACTGGGTGCTGTTGAGGTTCTGATCGGCGAACTTCACCGCCACGGCGCCCAGGATCTCGGCCATCGCCGCGGCGGCGGGAGTGGGATTGCGATTCGCGGGGCGGGCCAGCAGGATTCGCCGGATCGGCGCGGGCACTCCGGTGGCGAAGCGCACCAGCCGGACGTCGCTGCGACGGTTCGTCATCGCCAGCCTGGGCGCGATGGCGATGCCGAGCCCGGCGGCCACCATCGCCTGCGCCTCCTGGTAATCGTGCGACTCGTACCCGATGCGCGGTTCGAAACCGGCGCGCCGACAGCTGCGGCGCAGCACTTCCGCAACGGGATGGTTGTCCGCGCGGATGATCCACTGCTGTTCGGCGAGATCGGTGAGGCCGATCTCGCCGGCTTCGAGCAGCTCCGAGTTCGCGGGCACCACCAGCACGGTCGGATCGTCGAGCAGGTGGCGCACGATCAGCGAGGGGTCGTCGACGCGGTTCCACTCGTAGTCCCACAGCATCGCGAGTTCGATCTCGCCGGTGTCGAGCCGGTCGAGCAGGTGCGCCAGCAGCCCGGAGTGCACCTTGACGTGCAGGCTCGGGTGCTTGCGGGCGAAGCGGGTCAGCGCCGGGGGCAGCAGCGACGCGCTCACCGTGGGGAACGAACCCAGCCGCAGCGTCCCGCGGTCCAGCCGGGCGAGCGCTTCCAGATCCGCGTCCGCGCCGCGCAGCTCGCGGCGGATCGCCCGGCCCCTGGCGACGAGGGCTTCGCCCGCATCGGTGAGCCGGACTCCGCGCGGCAACCGGTGCAGCAGGGGCTGACCGAGGTCGGCTTCGAGCCTGGACATCTGCTGCGAGGCGGCGGACGGCGTGACCCCGGCCGCGTCGGCGGCCGCGGTGAGCGATCCGCGTTCCGCGACCTCCACCAGCAGCAGCATCCGCCGGACGTCGAGCATGCGCTTCCTCCTGCCGAAACGGAGCCGATCCAGAGCGATCCTTGAGCTGTGCTTAACGGCATCTTAGAAAACGAACATTGTCCTCAAGCCTACCTCTCGCCACTGTGGACCTCGCCCGAATGGTTCGGAACAACGGAGAAGCCCAGTGCACATACCGGCGACCTTGGTGCGGGGCGGGACCAGCAAGTGCTGGTTGTTCGCCCAGGAGAACGTGCCGGACGACATCGCGGAACTGGAACGGCTGCTGGTCGACGCCTACGGTTCCGCGGACCCGGTGCAGCTCGACGGCGTCGGCGGCGCCACCCCGACGACCTCGAAGGCCGCCGTGGTCTCGGCCTCGCAGGCACCCGGCGTGCACGTCGACTACCTGTTCGGCCAGGTCGGCATCGGGGTGCCGCGCGTCGAATGGGGAAGCAACTGCGGCAACTGCGCCACCGCCATCGCGCTGTGGGCGGTGGCGCGCGGACTCGTCCCGCCCGACGGAGACCGCACTCGCGTGGTCATGCGCAACACCAACACCGGAGCCGTCCTGGAGTCCGATGTGGACACCACTGGCGGCGTGGTGCACGAGTTCGGCGACCAGACGGTGCCCGGCACCAGAGCCGGGGGCGTCGCGGTGGGTCTGACGTTCCTCGATCCGGGCGGCCGCACGACGGGTGCGACCCTGCCCACCGGGCGGGCGCTCGACGTGCTGCGCGCGGGCGACGACGACTTCCCGGCGACGCTGGTCGACGCCGGCGCACCGGCGGTGCTGGTCCAGGCGGGCGCGCTCGGCGCCAGCGGAACGGAATCCTTGGAACGAATGCGTGACCTGGTGGCTCCGCTGCGCCAGGTCCGGCGAGCCGCGGCCCACCTGATCCTGCCCGGCCGCGACACCGGCGACGCGGTGCCGAAGGTCGGCATCGTGGGACCACCGGCCGACTACATCAGCACCACCGGCGAGCGCATCGACGCGCGATCGCACGACGTGTCGGTGCGGATGTTGTCCATGAACAGCCCGCACCCGGCGATCGGGCTCACCTCGGCCGTGGCCGTGGCCGTGGCCGCTTCCTTCCGGGGCAGCACCGTGCACGACGCGGCGGGGTCGCCGAGCTCGACCGCCACGCGGATCGGGACCGCGGCCGGGGTGGTGACCGTGGCCTGCGACGACCTCACCGACTCCGGCCCGCGACGGGTGACCATCCGACGCGCCGCCCGGGTGCTGTGCGAGGCGCGCATCCACATCCCGGACTCGGCGCTGCCGCAGCCCGCATAGGAATTCCTCCCAGATGATCGGTGCGGTGGTGGAGCGGATCTTCCGCTGCGGGACTCCAACGGCTCCGATGACCGACCGCCGCGTCGCACGCCCGCCTCCACCGCGTCGCGCCCCGACCCAGCACTGAGGACAACGATGTCTGCTGAACTGATCTCCATCGGCGCACTCGCCGTGATGTTCGTGGTCGCCACCGTGCTGCCGATCAACATCGGCATCCTGGCGTTCCTAGGCGCGTTCGCCGTCGGCACCGCCTCGCTCGGCTTGTCCGAGGACGAGATCTTCGCCGGATTCCCCGCCTCCCTGTTCGTGACGATCGTCGGGGTGACCTACCTGTTCGCGGTGGCACGGCGCAACGGCACGGTGGACCTGCTGGTCTCAGCGGGGGTGCGGCTGGTGCGGGGCGAGGTGGCGCTCATCCCGTGGGTGCTGTTCGCCGTGGCCTGCGTGCTCACCGCGTTCGGCACGTTCACCCCGGCTGCCGTGGCGTTGCTGGTCCCGGTCGGCATGAACTTCGCCCACCGGCACCGGATGAGCCCGCTCATGATCGGCATGATGATCATCTGCGGCGCGCACGCGGGAGCGTTCTCGCCGATCGCCGTGTCCGGGGTGCTGGTGTCGGGGATGCTGGCGGAGACCTCGCTCGCGGTCGCGCCGCACGTGCTGTTCCTCGCCAGCCTGGGATTCAACTTCGCGCTGTCGGCGGTCACGTTCCTGCTCCTGCGCCGCTCGGCGACCGTCCCGGCCGGAGAGCCCGAGGAAGCGCCCTCCGTCGAGCAGGCGGGCGCCGGGATCACCTGGAGGCAATGGCTGACGCTGGCCTCGCTGCTGGCTTTAGCGGTGGGCGCGCTGGTGTTCCAACTGGAGATCGGGATTCTCGCGCTCGCCGCAGGCACGCTGCTGACCCTGGTGGACATGCGCGCCCAGGCGAAGGCGGTGGAGGGCA
This window of the Saccharopolyspora gloriosae genome carries:
- a CDS encoding glycerophosphodiester phosphodiesterase family protein; translated protein: MTHPFLQGPWPRAFAHRGWHLGDLHDMENSMSALRRAVDEGYRYLETDVHATADEVVVLNHDPNLDRTTDGRGTIRRLPWSAVGSARVGGREPVARLDDVLEELPQALLNIDVKEDAAVRPVLETLRRHDAWHRVCLASFDERRLRELRKGGSSELLTSMGKRSAATLWGASRYGGRGLRSRIDGWAAQVPRWHGRIRVVDQRFVRMAHHWGLEVHTWTVNEASEMRDLLDLGVDGVVTDRPDVLRDVLRDVLGDRFAGGTGPGGLREAERGDDLS
- a CDS encoding universal stress protein translates to MFLPARTVLAGVDGSEQSERCAEWATAEAALLGASLHLVLAYDTAHRREWADELVRGVAARCRAAEPELHVRAQAVPGNPAEDLVARSAEAALVVVGSRGRGAIRDALLGSVSTAVATSAGCPAVVVRGAGEPGPGPVVVGLDLSPASRPALHFAFDCADRRGRELVAVQALPDAYFLPAILDDAERRRHQEDAEEQVSGQLAVWREHYPDVVVRRIATDQHPVESLCEQARGARLLVVGHRSRSTPARPGSVALGVLHHSPCPVAVVGDQVGLDW
- a CDS encoding LLM class flavin-dependent oxidoreductase, whose protein sequence is MRTATTVEASGGGRDHVAFVVEAEKLGLDVCWVAEAWGSDAPSVLGHYAAKTDRMLLGSGIMQVGTRTPVAVAQTAITLANLSGGRFLLGLGASGPQVIEGLHGVPFARPRSRTRETVQIVRAALGGEKIAHSGREFTIPLPGEAVPMRLSARPEHPIPIYLATMSPAMLRLTGEIADGWLGTSFVPEGAVEAYFAHLDEGLRDAGRSRADLDVCQGAEVAFARDEDALRPMVAARKEALAFSLGGMGSASTNFYNRAYGRQGWAEVAAEVRDRWQAGDRAGAAALVTDDMVLATTLIGTEPMVRERLRVWRDAGVDLVRLYPAGDDLDERLSTLARAIELVREVDGRPPEHRGPRRSDRPGYQSNPT
- a CDS encoding SRPBCC family protein produces the protein MEWTGARLADRPGTEVRTWVAATPEQVWPVVSDIELLPGGSRELRSVQWLDGATGPALGARFRGHNGNDVLGEWTTTSHVVECEPGRAFAWAVQDPAEPLATWRFALRPQDGGTELSYRVRIGPGRSGLTMAVERMPEKEQKIVFRRLSDLAENMGATLELLKRTAERAA
- a CDS encoding winged helix-turn-helix transcriptional regulator; the encoded protein is MRRTSFGNWPCSIARVADLLGDAWTTLLLREAFYGFRRFDEFRQELGIARNTLTDRLRLLVDEGLLAKQRYQAEPERYEYVLTDKGRDFFPVLAAMATWGDRWLADADGPPITFHHHPCGHDSHAEVVCAECARPMRAQDSEMRMGPGFPPKLARRPDVVRRFGAEPE
- a CDS encoding NB-ARC domain-containing protein, with the translated sequence MDDRPQQANSVSGAAGGPVVQTGAHYGDTYIGTTPVRVPREIHPLTGEFVNRDRERTRARALLAHSDGKPGSKIVMFTGLPGVGKSATARHVAGEVDAYPGGELFVDLGKLRGPDGVAVSDALADCLRSLGVQEKVLPSTFAGRAGLYQTWTSGSPVLVLLDDVAEPAEVEPFVPKAPGSSVLVTSNRRLSDLLLDEASVVEIDPLGDEAGSELMQAMCGARRAEQEPAAMRELAGLCGGFPEMLRIMAAALRAHPSLPVAELVAENRADGSQLTSPFTVAYKMLPPEAAELYRRLGLVPVGDFDLDLVRAAAEVPARARRVLVALLDAHFVVDDGSGRYRMHDLVRAHARACAEQHDSAESRAATLRRIVRHCLHRAAFADLAILGRGRLRITDHAELLAGQEQPFTGERAKQDAMSWMDAERATLAAVLRSAVDGGLHRAAWQLAEAMTALYVNRRYLLEWVATTELGVRAAELDERPDAVARLRSFVSRALTDLGELARAEAELDAALPRAEGLGQPRLLASVWELVGRYRDATGRSATAVEAYGQALELFVAAGDLRGRAFVTYFLGCSLDASGEHRRALETLHEALRLIRDVPDERMAGRALTGIGVAHAGLGELDAANDVLHEAISVLIAGEDHYYAAQARERLAEVAAARGDVALQRDNLRAALAVHESFGGPRAADLRAELERLG
- a CDS encoding LysR family transcriptional regulator; this encodes MLDVRRMLLLVEVAERGSLTAAADAAGVTPSAASQQMSRLEADLGQPLLHRLPRGVRLTDAGEALVARGRAIRRELRGADADLEALARLDRGTLRLGSFPTVSASLLPPALTRFARKHPSLHVKVHSGLLAHLLDRLDTGEIELAMLWDYEWNRVDDPSLIVRHLLDDPTVLVVPANSELLEAGEIGLTDLAEQQWIIRADNHPVAEVLRRSCRRAGFEPRIGYESHDYQEAQAMVAAGLGIAIAPRLAMTNRRSDVRLVRFATGVPAPIRRILLARPANRNPTPAAAAMAEILGAVAVKFADQNLNSTQFGTVRTPHQGR
- a CDS encoding PrpF domain-containing protein produces the protein MHIPATLVRGGTSKCWLFAQENVPDDIAELERLLVDAYGSADPVQLDGVGGATPTTSKAAVVSASQAPGVHVDYLFGQVGIGVPRVEWGSNCGNCATAIALWAVARGLVPPDGDRTRVVMRNTNTGAVLESDVDTTGGVVHEFGDQTVPGTRAGGVAVGLTFLDPGGRTTGATLPTGRALDVLRAGDDDFPATLVDAGAPAVLVQAGALGASGTESLERMRDLVAPLRQVRRAAAHLILPGRDTGDAVPKVGIVGPPADYISTTGERIDARSHDVSVRMLSMNSPHPAIGLTSAVAVAVAASFRGSTVHDAAGSPSSTATRIGTAAGVVTVACDDLTDSGPRRVTIRRAARVLCEARIHIPDSALPQPA